In Nitratireductor mangrovi, the genomic window GGCGCGGCAGGCGCATGTCAAGGGTGAGCTGGCGCAAGCCAAGCGCCTCTACAATCGCCACCTCCTCGACCATCCCGACGATCCGCAGGTCTGGACCAATCTTGGCGTTCTCTATCGCAGCGAACATTGCCACGACAGGGCGCTGGCCGCGCAGCGGCGGGCCTACCGCATCAACCCGGCATCCCGGGTGGTACGGAACAACTACGCGAACATTCTCGATGATGTCGGCGAACATGCCGAAGCGATCGGTCTGCGCCGGGAACTTGTGGCTGAAAACCCGACCGATCCGGAGCAATCCGCGCTTCTGGTGCGCTCCCATCGCGCATCCGGTGATCTGGCGCAAGCCGAGCGCGTGGCGGAAGAGGCTCTGGAGAGGCTGAATGGACACCCGAAGCTGCGGTTCCAGCTCGGCCTCACGCAACTCACCGCCGGCGACTATCGCGACGGTTTCGCCAATTATCTGGCACGCTGGGAGGATGGTTCGCTGACCCTTCCGGAAGCACCTGCGCCGCGTTGGCAAGGCGAGGAGTTGGACGGCCGCAGCATCCTTGTGCTTCCCGAACAGGGTTTTGGCGACACGCTGAATTTCGCGCGTTTCCTGCCGTATCTGAAGGCGCAAGGCGCTCTGGTCCATTGCCAGGTCAGGCCACCCTTGCGCCGGTTGTTCGCCCCCGGCGACGCCGTTGATGTCGTTCACGACCAGGTGTCGCGCAAGGATCGTTTCGATTGCTGGGTAAGCATCATGGACATCCCCGCGTTCTATTTTCGCGATCACCGGAGTGTGCCGGAGCCCTTGCGTGTCGCGCCGCCGGCGGACTCGGCTGAGCGGGCCGCCCGTATCGTGGCCGCCTATCGCGACCGCTTCAAGGTCGGCGTGGCGTGGACGGGTTCGCCCGGATATGACCGCAACACCATGCGATCGCTCGACCACCGCATGCTGCTGGATCTGGTCGACATTCCAGGCGTGCAACTGTTCTCTCTCTACAAGGGCAAGGCGCTCGACGCCTATGTGGACGACGGCACCGCGAGCTTCATTCTCGATGCGGCCGGTTCCGATCGCGATCTTGCCGATTGTGCGGCCTTGATCGCCGAACTGGACCTCGTCATCACGATCGACACCGTGACCGCGCATGTTGCCGGCGCCGTTGGTACCGAGGTCTGGAATCTTCTCCATTGGGAGCCATTCTGGCTCTATGGCATCGCCGGCGACAAGACGGAGTGGTACCCGAGCATGCGGCTTTTGCGGCAGGCTTCACCGCGCGACTGGGCGGGCGTGCTGGATCGGGTAAAGAACGACCTCCAAGCCATGGCGAGCGCGGGCCCGAAAAGACCGCAATGACTGATATCCTCGTGCCTGTTTCCGCCGGTGAACTCGTCGACAAGCTTACCATTCTTGAGCTCAAGCTCGACCGGATCACCGACCTCGCGCGGCGGCGGAACGTTGCCGCTGAGCGGCATGCTCTGGCAGAGGTAGCCAAGACCGCGCTGCCTCCCTCCGAGGCGCTGTCACGTCACCGGGATGCCTTGTCGGAGGTGAATGGCGAGTTATGGGATGTCGAAGACGCGTTGCGTCGGAAGGAATCGCGCCAGGATTTCGGCGCCGAGTTCGTGGCGCTTGCCCGTTCGGTCTATCGGCTGAACGACAAGCGAGCCGCCATCAAGCGGGACATCAACCAGTTGCTTGGCTCGCGGCTCGTCGAGGAAAAGTCCTATGGCGGCGAGGAAGCAGGCCCGTGAGCGTTGCAGACCGGGTTTCCGAGGCCGAACGGCTGCTTCGTGAGGTCCACGACGAGCTCCTTTCGGAGCTCGGATCGGAACGAACGCGCCGTCGCGGCCACCTCAACCTGCAACTTCACCTCGTCCGCCGCCGGCTGATGCCGGGCTACGACTACACATCGCAGGCTGGACAGGATTTCATCGTCGATCGCCTGCTCGGCGAACGGGCAGAAGGCGTCTTCGTTGATGTCGGCGGGCATGACGGGCGGACGGGCTCCAACACCCTCTTCTTCGAGAGCCGCCGTCGGTGGAGCGGTCTGTTGATCGAGGCCGCCGAAAGACTTGTCGCCGAGGCGCGTCGCTATCGCCGCTGCGAATGTGTCGAATGCGCGGTTTCGGATGAGGACGGCGAAGCCGAGTTCATCGAGGTGACAGAGGGCCTGACGCAGATGAGTGGCCTTTCGGGGACGTACGACAAGGCACTCCTGGGCAAGGTGAGGGCAGATCCCCGGCATCGCGAGAGGGCGCGGACGGTCCGTACCCGCAGGCTCGATTCGATCCTGCGCGAACACGGGATCGAGCGCGCGGACTTTGTCTCCCTTGACATCGAGGGTGGCGAACTGGCCGTCCTGCGCACCTTTCCCTTTGACGACGTGCCGATTGAGGTGTGGGCAATCGAGAACAACACCGGTCGGGCGGAAATTCGCGAGATCATGACCAAGAACGGCTACGCGCTGGTCGAATTCGCCGGTGTCGACGAAATCTACCGCAGGCGATGACCTGGGCTGTCCACGCTCCTACCGTCGGCGGTCGACGGGTTCGACGAGCCGCTCGGGACGGCGCTCTTCGGCTGCCTTGAACAGCGAAAACGTCTGGCTGACATAGTTCACTGCGCCGGAGATCAAGTTCAGGTACTCGTCGAGTGCCTCGGTGCGCTGTGCCTCGACGACCTGAACCGCGCGGTCCTGCGGCAGGGTCTCGAACTGCACGTAGAACAATGGCTCCCCGCGCTTCAGGTTGATCGGCTTGCTGACGTCGTGCCATTCGAACGCCCACATCAAAGGGCGGGGCCACACGTGGATGGGAAATCGCCCGCCGAAGATGGTACCGGGCAGCGGCTCTGCCCTGTAGTGCAGGAACGGTGACACCTGCATCATGTAGACCGGTTCGTCGGCGATGAAGAGGTAGGGCAGCATCAGCTGGATCGTCGGCCGGTCGGGGTAGCGCCATTCCGGCTCGGCAGTTAGCTGGATGATCTGGGTGAGCTTCTTTTTCCTGACCGGGCTGGCGTCGCCCAGAAGGTTGCGCACCGCCGGCCTTCCTTCCTTGTCACGGACGAATTGCAGGCTGAGGTCGAAAGGGCATTTGACCTCGAAATAGCGGCTTTCGAGATTGATCACCGCCGGGCAGCGTGAGGCCGATTTCGCGTGCGCCTTGTTCATTTCCGCCGAACGGACCCGCGTTGGCGGGAAGTAGATGACGCCAGACCGGGCTTCGCTGAGGAGCCATCCGACGACAACGGTGCCATCGCGCGGCCCGAGGGTTTCGGGCGGATGCGAAAGCGATACTGAAAATTCCATGTCGTTCCCCCGTTCCGGTTGGCGACGGCCCAGAATGCCCTTGCTGAAGGCGATGCCAATTAACAACAATTGTCGGCAAAGGGCCAACAGCTCTTGTTCCCGGCCGGATATCTGGCGGAGCCGTAGCCAGCTCAGCGGCGGTCGGTGCCGGGCCAACGCATCCTTGAATCGGTCGCTTCGAGTTCATAGAATCTCCAGTGTCTGGAGATTTGCGGAGTTTGAGATGCTGTCGATCGGGGAAATGGCGCGCAGGTCCGGCGTGAAGGTGCCGACCATCCGCTACTACGAACAGATGGGACTGTTGGAAGAGCCGGGGCGCACCGAAGGCAACCAGCGCCGCTATGGCGCGGCCGAACTCGAGCGCCTTGTCTTCATTCGCCATGCGCGGGATCTGGGCATTGCCATCGAAGCGATCCGGGAACTCATCGCGCTGAGTGCCGACCCCGATCGCCCTTGCGCGGAAGCCGACCGTATCGCCGCCGACCATCTAGGGCAGGTTCGCGACAAGATCGCGCGGCTGCGCCGGCTTGAAGCGGAACTTGAACGCATCGCCTCGTGTTCGGCGGCCACGGTGGGCGAATGCTACGTTCTGCGCGCGCTGGGCGAGCACGAATTGTGCGCGGGCGAACACTAGACCGGAGCCATTAGCTCAAGACGTCTCGATGGTCACCTTGTCGGGATAAAACGCCGCGTGATCCCTGATGTCGGCCATCTCGTCGAAAGGCGCCTCGTAACCCCACATCGCGTTGCGGCCTTCCGAGCCGGCTGGTTTCACGCTCCAGTAGGACGCATCGCCCTTGTACGGGCAATGGGTCGTGTGGTCAGTCTTCTCCAACTGGGAAAAGTCGATGTCGGCGAAAGGCACATAGAGCACGGCCGGATAGGGTGGTTCCGATAGCACCTTGGCGTGGCTCGACGCGGCAATCACCGTGCCGGCCGCCGAGACGGTCACCGTGCCGTCGTGCGGTTCGAGCGTGATCACCTTGTCGGGGTTGTTCCTGAAGCCGGGGGCCGGGTTGGCACTCATGGCAAACTTCCTTCGAACCGTTGTCGCTTGCGCAGGCAACGAAGGTATGGAGCCCGGCCAGGACCTTCAAGCTCGACCTCGCATCCTGCTGACGTGGAGGTCGGTCCGGCGGATCCCCATCCAGCCTCAGTTTTCCGCGAAAGAAGCCTGCCAGGGCTCGAAGACATCCAGAAGGCCGCGATAGGAGAGTGCAATGCCGGCAAAAGGATTGTCGCTTGCCGCGGCGCTCTCGATGCGGAACGAGCCTCCATCCGCCTGCAGCAAGACCAGCAGGGTGTGTGCGTCAGCGCCATCGCCAAGCGACACGGCAGCGATGCGCTGGCAGTCGGGCAGGTCGGGCGCGGGCATATGGAAAAGCACCGCGGCGTCGGCCTTTTCCGCGGCGCGGTGGACGGCCGTCTCGAAACCGCTCTCGAAAATGTTCTGGGAATTCAAGGCCAGCTCGAATTCGACGGCCTCAAGCGGCGTGCGGTCGGCTTCCGGGGCGATGATCTGCTGCGCGTCCATGCGAATACTCCAAACTTCGCACCAACCCGCCAAGGTCAGAATCCGTGGTCACAATGGCTGCAATAAGGCGCGCCGGATATTTAGCCGCGCGGCATATTTTCGGCGGTCTGTGTTGTCGGCGCTGGACAAGTGGCCGCGTCGCGTCACAATGCCGAAAATCGAAGGGGAGGATATCCATGCTCGGACTGATGCAGCAATGGCCGCTGCTGTGCCACAAGATCCTGGATCACGCCGCGCGCCAGCATGGCGGGCGCGAAATCGTCTCGCGCTCGATCGAGGGTCCGATCGTGCGGACCACTTACGCCGATGTCCGGCGGCGGGCGCTTCAGGTCGCCCAGCGACTGGAGCGCGACGGTTATCAACTCGGCGACCGCATTGCCACGCTGGGCTGGAACTCGGCGCGTCATCTCGAGACATGGTACGGCGCAATGGGCATGGGCGGCGTCTATCACACGCTCAATCCGCGGCTTTTTCCCGAGCAGATCGCCTGGATCATGAACCATGCCGAGGACAAGTGCCTCTTCACCGATCTGACCTTTGTTCCGTTGGTCGAGAAGATCGCGCCGTCGATCCCCTCTCTGAAGAAGGTGGTTATCCTCACCGACCAGGCGCACATGCCGCAAACCTCGCTGCCCGAAGCCGTCGCCTACGAGGACTGGATCGCCGAGGCGGATGGCGACTACCAGTGGCGCAGCTTCGACGAAAACACGGCCGCCGGCATGTGCTACACGTCAGGCACGACCGGTGATCCGAAGGGCGTCGTCTACAGCCACCGCTCCAATGTTCTTCATGCGATGATCGCCTGCCTGCCGGACGCCATGGGCATCTCTGCGCGCGACGTGATCCTGCCGGTGGTGCCGATGTTCCACGCCAACGCCTGGGGCCTGACCCAGAGCGCCCCGATGATCGGGGCCAAGCTCGTCATGCCCGGCGCGAAGATGGACGGTCCGTCGATCTACGAACTGCTCGACACCGAGAAAGTGTCGTTCACGGCCGCGGTGCCGACCGTGTGGCTGATGCTGCTGCAGCACCTTGAGGAAACCGGCAAGGAACTGCCACATTTGAAGAAGGTCGTGATCGGCGGCTCGGCCTGCCCGCGCGCCATGACCGAGAAGTTCCAGAAGAACTACGACGTTCAGGTCATCCACGCCTGGGGCATGACCGAGATGTCGCCACTGGGCTCGCTCGGTTCGATCAAACCAGAATATGCCGAACT contains:
- a CDS encoding FkbM family methyltransferase, producing the protein MSVADRVSEAERLLREVHDELLSELGSERTRRRGHLNLQLHLVRRRLMPGYDYTSQAGQDFIVDRLLGERAEGVFVDVGGHDGRTGSNTLFFESRRRWSGLLIEAAERLVAEARRYRRCECVECAVSDEDGEAEFIEVTEGLTQMSGLSGTYDKALLGKVRADPRHRERARTVRTRRLDSILREHGIERADFVSLDIEGGELAVLRTFPFDDVPIEVWAIENNTGRAEIREIMTKNGYALVEFAGVDEIYRRR
- a CDS encoding MerR family transcriptional regulator; protein product: MLSIGEMARRSGVKVPTIRYYEQMGLLEEPGRTEGNQRRYGAAELERLVFIRHARDLGIAIEAIRELIALSADPDRPCAEADRIAADHLGQVRDKIARLRRLEAELERIASCSAATVGECYVLRALGEHELCAGEH
- a CDS encoding 3-(methylthio)propionyl-CoA ligase, whose translation is MLGLMQQWPLLCHKILDHAARQHGGREIVSRSIEGPIVRTTYADVRRRALQVAQRLERDGYQLGDRIATLGWNSARHLETWYGAMGMGGVYHTLNPRLFPEQIAWIMNHAEDKCLFTDLTFVPLVEKIAPSIPSLKKVVILTDQAHMPQTSLPEAVAYEDWIAEADGDYQWRSFDENTAAGMCYTSGTTGDPKGVVYSHRSNVLHAMIACLPDAMGISARDVILPVVPMFHANAWGLTQSAPMIGAKLVMPGAKMDGPSIYELLDTEKVSFTAAVPTVWLMLLQHLEETGKELPHLKKVVIGGSACPRAMTEKFQKNYDVQVIHAWGMTEMSPLGSLGSIKPEYAELGGDKLLDLQEKQGHAPFGVEMKVTDDENHELPWDGKTFGRLKVRGPAVAAAYYGGAGTEQFDEENWFDTGDVAHIDPHGYMQITDRAKDVIKSGGEWISTIDLENLAVGHPDIAEAAVIGVAHPKWDERPLLIVVPKPGKEPSKDAILDYMKGRCAKWWLPDDVTFVDEIPHTATGKIQKTTLREQFRGYRLPTA
- a CDS encoding DUF6165 family protein, with amino-acid sequence MTDILVPVSAGELVDKLTILELKLDRITDLARRRNVAAERHALAEVAKTALPPSEALSRHRDALSEVNGELWDVEDALRRKESRQDFGAEFVALARSVYRLNDKRAAIKRDINQLLGSRLVEEKSYGGEEAGP
- a CDS encoding DUF427 domain-containing protein — encoded protein: MSANPAPGFRNNPDKVITLEPHDGTVTVSAAGTVIAASSHAKVLSEPPYPAVLYVPFADIDFSQLEKTDHTTHCPYKGDASYWSVKPAGSEGRNAMWGYEAPFDEMADIRDHAAFYPDKVTIETS